The Thermoplasma acidophilum DSM 1728 genome includes a window with the following:
- a CDS encoding Cdc6/Cdc18 family protein, which produces MVILVNPSILESSFIPDRLVARDGEIERIMETVIKPTKNGITTNLILYGDSGTGKTVTMRYLAREIRDPQVVYVNAIAYRYVKNVLIDFLSKFGIIVPERSSYASLFTRIEGLLRNQGKNVILVIDEAANILKGDYDGLYYLFRSKDSFDVNISTIFVVMEDPAILFDAKIRKSYGIFSEIKFRRYTKGEIYQIVMNRAVQSLTGEGYDEDVLDYIAEVSAEYGSARVGIDILAKAAHIAEYRRSPKISFDDVRAARSMISPFVTESKLASMDYEDLMVLLSICRCLSASRFTDVDCISRNLSVISEQYGKKDINLYDRIKRLENNGIISSSIEGQGRGEGVKKVISIYDIPVSVLTEKIENLLSA; this is translated from the coding sequence GTGGTTATACTTGTAAATCCCTCCATACTGGAATCCTCGTTCATACCGGACAGGCTGGTGGCCAGAGATGGTGAGATAGAGAGGATCATGGAAACGGTGATAAAGCCCACGAAGAACGGCATAACCACAAATCTCATACTCTACGGCGATTCCGGAACTGGAAAGACCGTCACCATGAGGTATCTGGCTAGGGAGATCAGGGATCCGCAGGTCGTTTACGTAAATGCGATCGCGTACAGATACGTAAAGAACGTGCTCATAGATTTCCTTTCCAAGTTCGGCATAATCGTGCCTGAGAGATCTTCATATGCGAGTCTCTTCACCAGGATCGAGGGCCTGCTCAGGAATCAGGGAAAAAATGTCATACTGGTGATAGACGAGGCGGCCAATATACTGAAGGGGGACTATGATGGCTTATACTATCTCTTCAGATCCAAGGATTCCTTCGATGTGAACATATCAACCATATTCGTCGTTATGGAGGATCCTGCAATACTTTTCGATGCCAAGATCAGAAAATCCTATGGGATATTCAGTGAGATAAAGTTCAGGAGGTACACGAAGGGCGAGATATACCAGATCGTGATGAACCGTGCGGTGCAGTCGCTGACAGGGGAGGGATATGATGAAGACGTGCTGGATTACATCGCCGAGGTTTCCGCTGAGTACGGCAGCGCACGCGTTGGCATCGATATCCTAGCGAAGGCCGCACACATAGCTGAATACAGGAGATCCCCGAAGATAAGCTTCGATGATGTCAGGGCCGCAAGATCGATGATAAGCCCGTTCGTGACCGAGAGCAAGCTTGCGTCCATGGACTATGAGGATCTGATGGTGCTTCTCTCCATATGCAGATGCCTTTCAGCCTCAAGGTTCACTGACGTGGATTGCATTTCCAGGAACCTCAGCGTCATATCCGAACAGTACGGGAAGAAGGACATAAATCTGTATGATAGGATAAAGCGGCTGGAAAACAACGGCATAATAAGTTCATCGATTGAGGGGCAGGGGCGCGGAGAGGGTGTGAAGAAGGTCATCAGCATATATGACATACCTGTGAGCGTTCTCACTGAAAAGATTGAAAATCTTCTAAGCGCCTGA
- a CDS encoding MFS transporter, translated as MVEFKSSHAAFDQMRITPTFIEITILSSMGVFMDGFSLSIFSAALTYLKSYILVRAIFVSLAASAIYIGMFLGSFTMGHLSDRIGRKRMYTYDLAITSVFLVLTALSTSFYEFFIFELLAGIGIGADYPLSSSIEAEFSPRRSRGRFLVFNIFMWTIGSIVFYVISIPLIFRFGSESWRWMYGVGAIVPVVVILARRALPESPYWLVKAGKDSEAKTVADSMGREAGYTDVDLPNVEKGSSSFRSVFSGSYLPLIIFASLAWFSYDVSSYGVWNYTPSIFVSVGVSAVSSILSTLLEDLPVIVGFIICLLLIERVGRKILQSVGFGLAGVSLLSFALYADHRTLPFIMLFTAFAMMHLFHNIGPTNLTYVYPVEIFPTRIRGTAMGIATAASRIGAILGVFAFPLITASMGMSASLMFFAIFEFVGFIVTVVLAPETKSRPIT; from the coding sequence ATGGTTGAATTCAAAAGCAGCCACGCCGCATTTGACCAGATGAGAATAACGCCCACGTTCATCGAGATAACCATACTCTCCTCCATGGGCGTTTTCATGGATGGTTTCAGCCTTTCCATATTCTCCGCGGCTCTCACATACCTTAAGTCCTACATACTTGTAAGGGCAATTTTCGTTTCACTAGCCGCCTCGGCCATTTACATAGGAATGTTCCTCGGAAGCTTCACGATGGGGCATCTCTCCGACAGGATAGGCAGGAAGAGGATGTACACGTACGATCTTGCGATAACAAGCGTATTCCTCGTGCTGACGGCACTTTCTACCAGTTTTTACGAGTTCTTCATATTCGAACTGCTGGCGGGCATAGGAATAGGCGCTGATTATCCTCTCAGCTCATCCATAGAAGCTGAGTTTTCCCCGAGAAGATCCAGGGGTCGTTTTCTGGTTTTCAACATCTTCATGTGGACGATCGGGTCCATCGTCTTCTACGTCATATCCATACCCCTTATCTTCAGGTTCGGATCGGAATCGTGGCGCTGGATGTACGGTGTAGGGGCCATCGTACCGGTGGTAGTTATACTGGCCAGACGCGCATTGCCGGAGAGCCCATACTGGCTGGTCAAGGCCGGAAAGGACAGCGAGGCCAAGACTGTCGCTGACAGCATGGGAAGGGAGGCCGGATATACGGACGTCGATCTCCCGAATGTGGAGAAGGGTTCAAGTTCATTCAGATCGGTCTTCTCCGGTTCGTACCTCCCGCTCATAATATTTGCGAGCCTGGCCTGGTTCTCATACGACGTTTCAAGCTATGGCGTCTGGAACTACACGCCTTCAATATTCGTATCTGTTGGCGTCTCTGCCGTCAGCAGCATACTGTCAACACTGCTGGAGGATCTGCCGGTCATAGTGGGATTCATCATATGCCTGCTGCTGATAGAGCGCGTCGGGCGCAAAATTCTGCAGTCGGTGGGCTTTGGCCTGGCAGGCGTATCGCTGCTGTCCTTTGCGCTCTACGCAGATCACAGAACGCTCCCGTTCATAATGCTGTTCACAGCATTTGCAATGATGCACCTGTTTCACAACATCGGGCCGACAAATCTCACCTATGTTTATCCTGTTGAGATCTTCCCGACCAGAATAAGGGGTACGGCCATGGGCATAGCCACTGCGGCATCCAGGATAGGCGCCATACTTGGAGTGTTCGCATTTCCTCTCATAACAGCCAGCATGGGCATGTCGGCCAGCCTCATGTTCTTCGCCATCTTCGAGTTCGTCGGCTTCATCGTTACCGTTGTACTTGCGCCGGAGACCAAGTCTAGGCCCATAACATAA
- the gck gene encoding glycerate 2-kinase: MVFTFRNAKDIYTSERRQFILDILKRTFEDLEPSRVMGNAIGDLDVSRYSRIFVMGFGKASYEMSEGIRDHVRKKLAYAGIIVPVDQDVSGFPELEILRGTHPYTSSLSVSSSRTLLSKVKPGPNDAVIVLISGGGSSLFEIPEEGITIDQISEISKKMMQASADIYELNTIRSCLSSVKGGKLAKLLYPASVFAYIISDVPGDDVSIIASGPLSENKLDPVAVYERFRNVIGVDIERFLKTAQIEDEYFRKVQTRIVLSNRDFVRRIESYVGEPIVSIGSGISGDVEDVSDGIIDIVRSVSRIKGRSFWIVMGGETTVNVRGNGIGGRNLELSLLFMKKCNFSDFLFISMGTDGIDGVSPAAGGIVDASTKARISSEEIDQALKNNDSYTLLSKYGSAIMTGRTGNNVSDIVVAYVSI; encoded by the coding sequence ATGGTCTTCACATTCAGGAATGCAAAGGATATCTACACCAGTGAGAGGAGGCAGTTCATTCTGGATATATTGAAGCGCACCTTTGAGGATCTGGAGCCATCCAGGGTCATGGGCAATGCGATCGGTGATCTGGACGTTTCAAGATATTCAAGGATCTTCGTCATGGGATTCGGGAAAGCGTCATACGAAATGTCCGAGGGAATAAGGGATCACGTCAGGAAAAAGCTTGCCTACGCCGGAATAATAGTGCCGGTGGACCAGGATGTGTCCGGTTTCCCTGAGCTAGAGATCCTGCGCGGTACGCATCCCTATACATCCAGCCTCTCCGTATCATCATCTCGCACGCTGCTGTCGAAGGTAAAGCCAGGGCCGAACGATGCGGTCATAGTGCTCATATCCGGTGGCGGATCATCGCTCTTCGAGATCCCTGAAGAAGGCATAACGATCGATCAGATATCCGAGATATCGAAGAAGATGATGCAGGCCTCTGCGGACATATACGAGCTCAACACAATAAGATCCTGCCTGTCCTCTGTGAAGGGTGGAAAGCTTGCGAAGTTGCTTTACCCGGCCAGCGTTTTCGCATATATCATCTCAGACGTGCCTGGCGACGACGTTTCAATAATTGCGTCAGGGCCGCTCTCAGAAAACAAGCTGGATCCTGTTGCAGTCTATGAAAGATTCAGAAATGTGATAGGCGTTGATATAGAACGCTTCCTGAAGACCGCTCAGATAGAGGATGAATACTTCAGAAAGGTACAGACGAGGATAGTCCTGTCGAACAGGGATTTCGTGCGCAGAATAGAGTCCTATGTGGGTGAACCCATCGTATCCATAGGTTCCGGCATAAGCGGGGATGTTGAAGACGTCTCCGATGGGATAATAGACATAGTCAGATCAGTATCCAGAATAAAGGGAAGATCGTTCTGGATCGTCATGGGCGGAGAAACCACGGTCAATGTTAGGGGAAACGGCATAGGGGGCAGGAATCTGGAACTATCGCTTCTCTTCATGAAGAAGTGCAACTTCAGCGATTTTCTGTTCATAAGCATGGGAACAGACGGCATAGACGGTGTCAGCCCTGCTGCGGGAGGCATAGTTGACGCCTCAACGAAGGCCAGAATAAGCAGCGAGGAGATCGATCAGGCACTGAAAAACAATGATAGCTACACCCTCCTCTCGAAATACGGATCGGCCATAATGACCGGGAGAACGGGAAATAACGTCTCAGATATCGTGGTAGCCTACGTCTCTATCTGA
- a CDS encoding isochorismatase family cysteine hydrolase, whose protein sequence is MKPALVVVDMVNEFIHGRLATPEAMKTVGPARKVIETFRRSGLPVVYVNDSHYPDDPEIRIWGRHSMKGDDGSEVIDEIRPSAGDYVLEKHAYSGFYGTNLDMILRANGIDTVVLIGLDADICVRHTAADALYRNYRIIVVEDAVAARIDPNWKDYFTRVYGATVKRSDEIEGMLQEDQIET, encoded by the coding sequence ATGAAACCTGCACTTGTAGTTGTGGACATGGTCAATGAATTCATCCATGGGAGGCTGGCAACGCCGGAGGCAATGAAGACCGTTGGCCCAGCAAGAAAAGTTATAGAAACGTTCAGGCGATCCGGGCTCCCCGTCGTGTACGTTAATGACAGCCACTACCCCGATGATCCTGAAATCAGGATATGGGGCAGACACTCGATGAAGGGTGATGATGGTTCCGAAGTTATCGACGAGATAAGGCCTTCAGCGGGAGACTACGTCCTTGAGAAGCATGCATACAGCGGTTTCTACGGAACAAACCTTGATATGATACTTCGGGCGAATGGCATAGACACCGTTGTTCTGATTGGGCTTGATGCGGACATATGTGTGAGACACACGGCCGCTGACGCCCTCTACAGAAATTACAGGATAATAGTGGTAGAGGATGCCGTTGCAGCGAGGATAGATCCGAACTGGAAGGACTACTTCACGAGGGTGTATGGAGCCACGGTAAAAAGATCGGATGAGATCGAGGGCATGCTGCAGGAAGATCAGATAGAGACGTAG
- a CDS encoding GNAT family N-acetyltransferase encodes MVNTKIRRMKKEDLPEVMDELLRLKRLNSEFDCSFTVSEESRPDIEKYLTKILNDDSHVLLVAEYSSKVVGILMADILFRIYYTPKYEARIREFYVMPEYRRKGIGRMLIEELRNTLKEKDIILITAEFPSLNLIAQDFYKKLGYREIVSIYGQTSTNGPCP; translated from the coding sequence ATGGTGAACACAAAAATTAGAAGGATGAAAAAGGAAGACCTCCCGGAGGTCATGGACGAACTGCTCAGGCTGAAGAGGCTGAACTCAGAATTCGACTGCTCATTCACCGTATCGGAGGAGTCTCGGCCGGACATAGAGAAGTATCTTACAAAGATCCTGAATGACGATTCCCATGTACTGCTGGTGGCGGAGTATTCCTCAAAGGTCGTTGGAATCCTGATGGCGGACATACTCTTCAGGATATACTATACGCCAAAATACGAAGCAAGGATAAGGGAGTTCTACGTCATGCCGGAATACAGGAGGAAGGGCATAGGAAGGATGCTGATAGAGGAGCTAAGGAACACACTCAAGGAGAAGGACATAATACTGATAACTGCGGAGTTTCCTTCTCTGAACCTGATAGCCCAGGACTTCTACAAGAAGCTCGGGTACCGTGAGATAGTTTCCATATACGGGCAGACCTCAACCAATGGCCCATGCCCCTGA
- a CDS encoding NAD(P)-dependent malic enzyme: protein MIMEDQERTERYNEDALRYSEYFKGKIQTISKVPVRSLDDFSIWYTPGVAAVSRKIASDPDLSFELTGRWNSIAILTDGTRVLGLGNIGPEAAMPVMEGKALIFNYLGGVNAIPIPIRVQSKEEFVKVAKALEPSFGGINLEDIESPKCFFLLETLQNEMNIPVWHDDQLGTASITLAGVINSLRIVGKKIDQVKVVFNGAGAANIAAAYLFKAAGFKMKNMILVDSKGILHPEREDIDALMINNPWKYQLAIETNGERVKGDLSNAIEGADLLISAAKSGPDTIDSRIVKKMNNDAIVFVLANPIPEMWPQEAKENGARIVATGRGDFPNQINNSLVFPGVFRGVLDARAKGVNFDVMVAASYEIANFVEDPTEEKIVPTMEEWELYPRLASAVASKTVELGLARKSDSKEGFYRRAREIIESNRNIYSKLMDLGLIKRMPNGEHKN from the coding sequence ATGATAATGGAAGATCAGGAGAGAACCGAGCGATACAATGAAGACGCACTCAGGTACTCTGAGTACTTTAAGGGAAAAATACAGACCATATCAAAGGTTCCTGTCCGAAGTCTGGATGACTTTTCAATATGGTATACACCTGGAGTGGCCGCAGTTTCCAGAAAGATAGCATCCGATCCGGATCTGTCCTTCGAACTGACCGGTAGATGGAATTCAATTGCGATACTGACTGATGGTACAAGGGTTCTCGGCCTCGGAAACATAGGCCCGGAGGCCGCAATGCCCGTGATGGAAGGCAAGGCGTTGATATTCAACTATTTAGGGGGAGTGAACGCGATACCTATACCCATAAGGGTCCAGTCAAAGGAGGAGTTTGTGAAGGTTGCCAAGGCTCTCGAACCTTCATTCGGCGGAATAAACCTGGAGGACATAGAGAGCCCAAAGTGCTTCTTCCTCCTGGAAACGCTGCAGAATGAGATGAACATCCCAGTGTGGCATGATGACCAGCTGGGCACGGCATCGATAACGCTGGCAGGGGTGATAAACTCCCTGAGGATCGTGGGAAAGAAGATCGATCAGGTCAAGGTTGTCTTCAACGGTGCAGGCGCAGCGAATATAGCGGCGGCATATCTTTTCAAGGCTGCGGGATTCAAGATGAAGAATATGATCCTGGTGGATTCCAAGGGCATACTTCATCCTGAACGCGAGGATATAGACGCTCTGATGATAAACAACCCGTGGAAGTATCAGCTGGCAATTGAGACGAACGGAGAGAGGGTAAAGGGCGATCTGTCAAATGCGATAGAGGGTGCGGATCTGCTGATATCCGCAGCAAAGTCAGGGCCTGATACGATAGACAGCAGGATCGTGAAGAAGATGAACAATGACGCCATAGTCTTTGTCCTGGCAAACCCAATACCAGAGATGTGGCCGCAAGAAGCCAAGGAAAATGGCGCGAGGATAGTGGCCACTGGAAGGGGCGACTTTCCGAACCAGATCAACAACAGCCTTGTGTTTCCCGGAGTATTTCGCGGTGTGCTCGATGCCAGGGCAAAGGGCGTTAACTTCGATGTAATGGTCGCAGCATCGTATGAGATAGCCAACTTTGTTGAAGATCCGACGGAGGAAAAGATCGTTCCCACGATGGAGGAGTGGGAGCTCTATCCGCGCCTGGCCTCTGCGGTGGCATCAAAGACCGTAGAGCTTGGACTGGCGAGGAAGAGCGACAGCAAGGAGGGTTTCTACAGGCGTGCAAGAGAGATCATAGAGAGCAACAGGAATATCTATTCCAAGCTTATGGATCTAGGTTTGATAAAGAGGATGCCAAATGGTGAACACAAAAATTAG
- a CDS encoding GNAT family N-acetyltransferase → MENVKLRWDLILKPYMDFIDKNYPDITNGEKFRILVDRLTNNEIKNRVLLHDNNVVAYAFFVDSVYGDRCIGNIGFMDAKYCNEARLSNLISWIELNSDGRSVFLDEIFNGADTVEAVLKSRGYSTLTRIRMTARLDSIPRKQADLPFVNFERKMIQEFSDAEYNAFAGVEDQVLLPRSREMRIKYLADEIGGSETELIKDASFVLMDDKIRAGIISVKYRGSDDPYFSDIFVDPDYRRRGIASAMISTAAQKLMDLGYRSVALIVSENNPAIGLYRKMGFSDSGQRKYTIHYRIRP, encoded by the coding sequence ATGGAAAATGTAAAGCTCAGGTGGGATCTCATACTGAAGCCATATATGGATTTTATTGATAAAAACTATCCCGACATAACAAACGGAGAGAAATTCAGAATACTCGTGGATAGATTGACGAACAACGAAATAAAGAACCGCGTACTGCTGCATGATAACAATGTCGTCGCATATGCCTTCTTTGTAGATTCGGTATACGGGGACAGATGCATAGGAAATATAGGCTTTATGGATGCAAAATACTGCAACGAGGCCCGGCTCTCCAATCTGATCTCATGGATAGAGCTGAACTCTGATGGCAGGAGCGTGTTTCTGGATGAAATATTCAATGGCGCGGATACTGTTGAGGCCGTACTAAAGAGCAGAGGGTATTCCACTCTGACCAGAATACGCATGACCGCGCGTCTGGATTCCATTCCAAGGAAGCAGGCGGATCTACCGTTCGTAAACTTTGAACGCAAGATGATTCAAGAGTTTTCAGATGCAGAATACAACGCATTCGCAGGTGTGGAGGATCAGGTTCTGCTTCCGAGGTCAAGAGAGATGCGGATAAAATACCTGGCAGACGAGATCGGGGGATCGGAGACCGAACTGATAAAGGATGCAAGCTTCGTGCTTATGGACGATAAGATCAGGGCCGGTATCATATCCGTGAAGTACAGGGGTTCCGATGATCCATACTTTTCGGACATATTCGTGGATCCTGATTATAGAAGGCGGGGCATAGCCTCGGCAATGATCTCGACCGCTGCCCAGAAGCTAATGGATCTCGGTTACAGGTCTGTGGCCCTGATAGTATCGGAAAATAATCCCGCCATTGGTCTCTACAGAAAGATGGGTTTTTCGGATTCCGGCCAGAGAAAATACACTATACATTACAGGATAAGACCGTGA
- a CDS encoding DUF2240 family protein, whose translation MDKDAARKIIAIVSADLKRPDSLTAQDFINVISFRRKMLPPDSVRKFVDAATAEGLLVKKGDRYSPNFSTSGVVVPLDFTVDDKTLFSSNADKPIIDRILDAAAASGRITKKEAITRARTLMENTKYLSFQTVLLSVLLDEGIDVSDFVREIEEKKMFLS comes from the coding sequence ATGGATAAGGATGCCGCTAGGAAGATCATAGCCATAGTGTCTGCTGATTTGAAGAGGCCTGATTCTCTCACAGCGCAGGATTTCATAAACGTGATCTCATTCAGGAGGAAGATGCTTCCGCCGGATTCCGTAAGGAAATTTGTGGATGCTGCCACAGCTGAGGGGCTCCTTGTCAAGAAGGGTGACAGATACTCTCCAAATTTCAGCACCAGCGGTGTTGTTGTGCCGCTTGACTTCACCGTCGATGATAAAACATTATTCTCAAGCAATGCGGACAAACCAATCATAGATAGGATACTTGATGCCGCTGCAGCCTCTGGCAGGATAACAAAGAAGGAGGCCATAACCAGGGCGAGAACACTCATGGAAAACACAAAATACCTGTCCTTTCAAACGGTTCTCCTCAGCGTCCTCCTGGACGAGGGCATCGACGTATCTGATTTCGTGAGGGAGATAGAGGAGAAGAAGATGTTCCTCTCCTGA
- a CDS encoding endonuclease V translates to MEFEDFDLYSYFYGLVKQIPEGYVTTYGDLAQALGDPIAARAVGYMLSINEDPDTIPCYRVVLHDGTVGNYTHPLGPMEKVRRLRADGIPVVDGMIENFDRYRFRDFKTDQPLRKMQQYQEYIARKYSESGAGEFRTVAAFDVSYEERRAFASMVIQDGSTIEAYVISDGINFPYIPGYLAFREFRFIKKLYRKADLLLIDGNGILHPRFAGLATHAGVLLDRASIGVAKHLTRSTRHQDIIYMQDRPVGVMIRKNMIVSPGNFIDVNGSADTVRKMWNDRYPWPLKLAHQLSTRHAETGGRVSEYSIESAHELH, encoded by the coding sequence ATGGAATTTGAGGATTTCGATCTTTACTCGTATTTTTACGGTCTTGTAAAGCAGATCCCTGAGGGATACGTTACAACCTATGGCGATCTGGCCCAGGCCCTGGGAGATCCCATTGCGGCCAGGGCTGTTGGATACATGCTTTCCATAAATGAAGATCCTGACACCATCCCGTGCTACAGGGTTGTCCTGCACGACGGCACCGTTGGAAACTACACCCATCCGCTGGGGCCTATGGAGAAGGTGAGACGCCTCAGGGCCGACGGAATACCCGTAGTAGATGGCATGATAGAGAACTTCGATCGCTATCGGTTCAGGGATTTCAAAACGGACCAGCCACTGAGGAAGATGCAGCAATATCAGGAATACATAGCTCGAAAGTACAGCGAATCTGGAGCCGGTGAATTCAGAACCGTGGCAGCCTTCGATGTCTCATACGAGGAAAGGAGGGCATTTGCCTCGATGGTGATACAGGACGGGTCCACGATAGAGGCCTACGTGATCAGTGACGGAATTAACTTTCCTTACATACCTGGGTATCTGGCCTTCAGGGAGTTCAGGTTTATAAAGAAGCTTTACAGGAAGGCTGATCTGCTGCTGATAGACGGCAACGGCATTCTGCATCCGCGTTTTGCAGGTCTGGCCACCCATGCCGGCGTACTGCTGGACCGCGCATCGATAGGTGTTGCCAAGCATCTGACGAGATCCACCAGGCATCAGGACATAATATACATGCAGGATCGGCCTGTAGGCGTCATGATCAGGAAGAACATGATCGTCAGTCCGGGGAATTTCATCGACGTCAACGGATCAGCGGATACGGTCAGGAAAATGTGGAATGATCGCTACCCATGGCCACTGAAACTGGCGCATCAGCTTAGCACGCGGCATGCGGAAACAGGAGGTCGCGTATCCGAGTACAGCATCGAATCAGCGCACGAACTCCACTAG
- a CDS encoding diphosphomevalonate/mevalonate 3,5-bisphosphate decarboxylase family protein: protein MQPFDMEKLLRDRGIYRRPGMHAIRPAYRKIAFGAGYSEIGIIKSLGYYDSTFNILNFPCVSMAADFSRAYAALVLTENIGEDTFILNGRQDEQTMIMARRVVQLLRSIYSIRGSFHVYIKVDNKQGGGCGHWESAAVAAAFARSVARSVFDESAIEDGPFLSKMARLVSGSGAASTTGPLSVLISWPGYAHDTSFALGLPMPDTGIALCAVPIAADFHRSNIHEVALRSPFYREWATYTRHALLDLLNSEFDADTIIRTATNSSLMMHATLMSSRSILWTEKTIDVVSRILEMRSGGRAVGFSIDAGPSVVLMARNAAELDEARRSIDAECVDGSITSGEPSIPPEFLRMAREALDRYT from the coding sequence GTGCAGCCCTTTGACATGGAAAAACTGCTCAGGGATCGCGGGATTTACAGAAGGCCCGGTATGCATGCAATAAGACCGGCATACCGTAAAATAGCATTTGGAGCTGGCTATTCTGAAATCGGAATAATCAAATCCCTGGGTTACTATGATTCCACTTTCAACATACTGAACTTTCCCTGCGTCTCCATGGCTGCCGATTTCTCACGGGCCTATGCTGCACTTGTTCTTACTGAGAATATAGGCGAAGATACCTTCATACTGAATGGAAGACAGGACGAACAAACGATGATCATGGCCAGAAGGGTCGTGCAATTATTGAGAAGCATCTACTCCATCAGAGGTTCGTTCCATGTGTACATAAAGGTCGATAATAAACAGGGAGGCGGCTGTGGACATTGGGAATCGGCTGCTGTAGCTGCAGCATTTGCCCGATCAGTGGCCAGATCCGTTTTCGATGAGTCCGCCATTGAAGACGGCCCGTTTCTTTCGAAGATGGCCAGACTCGTGTCTGGATCAGGCGCAGCATCGACAACCGGCCCTCTATCCGTATTGATCTCATGGCCAGGCTACGCGCATGACACATCATTTGCTCTTGGACTTCCGATGCCAGATACGGGCATTGCTCTCTGCGCTGTTCCCATAGCGGCGGATTTCCACCGTTCCAATATACACGAGGTTGCTTTAAGATCGCCTTTTTATAGAGAATGGGCTACCTATACAAGGCATGCGCTTCTGGATCTGCTTAACTCAGAATTTGATGCAGACACCATTATAAGGACTGCGACGAACAGCTCCCTGATGATGCATGCTACACTAATGTCCTCCCGATCGATACTCTGGACAGAAAAAACCATTGACGTAGTAAGCAGGATACTGGAGATGCGGTCCGGCGGAAGAGCTGTAGGATTCTCGATCGATGCCGGTCCGTCAGTGGTTCTGATGGCCAGAAACGCTGCAGAACTAGATGAGGCCAGGCGATCGATAGATGCGGAATGCGTGGACGGCAGCATTACCTCTGGGGAGCCGAGTATACCTCCTGAATTCTTAAGAATGGCCAGGGAAGCACTCGACCGCTACACCTGA